One genomic segment of Stigmatopora argus isolate UIUO_Sarg chromosome 3, RoL_Sarg_1.0, whole genome shotgun sequence includes these proteins:
- the LOC144071788 gene encoding zinc finger protein 536-like isoform X1 — protein sequence MALLANQMVDARILSSMNGRVELSQFLRVTNQSLVSQVSSPQDDGRKNRKYPCPLCGKRFRFNSILSLHMRTHTGEKPFKCPYCDHRAAQKGNLKIHLRTHKQGILGKGRGRGREENRLLHELEERAILRDRHMRAAHAGLAQLQGPPSRFLDGRPAASPEAPPVPDESARPPPSGFRCSFCKGKFRKRQELERHIRILHKPYKCTLCEFAAAQEEELIAHVETAHITGESGAGQKSAGVSDKGKGGGDFPCDVCGQTFSQAWFLKGHMRKHKDSFEHCCQICGRRFKEPWFLKNHMKVHLNKLASKARLPPHHDGAVRLNRLTEEYQSNLYSQYISRLHDRFPGTERSDRSDYSQLLAAAGVDVKIREMLGRGVSSSLGPLGDKGSSLMALNHLHPHLSAANLDYLQKAGDSAIYPGWRIVTPPRNIFNLADQPPRQSASFPSERRLPADDGEAGLPDRDGNAGSRPGSKGGPSHHEPAAETGSSLSGSVPERRPRSSSPASASGDNVYDYPVIGFQLDRFHFPPWQNGGEPSSPPSGHSSPGSRLKSRPTGDVAFVAPDREAPMPDKNASGQSPSPARAGKSQYEPLDLSVSAHSTLSPALLVQMSGVFSNGLNASYSGELGAKAAYKCDLLGMKERQNLGSNGPSGEGDADGKSLDGEDGDVEAVAWNMAKDETSRRAPAESGTSLSETPLPDGMEPYQQAGLLSLLSAQKNRNDGQRCVIDGDIHLASARKPFPCKYCPYSASQKGNLKTHVICVHRKPFDNSLYPDRRLRRSHASQRPSHSPPGAVEDHRAREPLDATSLCVT from the exons ATGGCGCTTCTGGCCAATCAAATGGTGGACGCCAGAATTCTCAGCAGCATGAACGGCCGAGTGGAGCTTTCGCAGTTCTTGCGGGTGACCAATCAAAGCCTGGTGAGCCAGGTGAGCTCGCCGCAGGACGACGGGCGCAAGAACAGGAAGTACCCTTGCCCCTTGTGCGGCAAGCGCTTCCGTTTCAACAGCATTCTGTCGCTCCACATGCGCACGCACACGGGCGAAAAGCCCTTCAAGTGCCCCTACTGTGACCACCGGGCCGCGCAGAAGGGCAACCTGAAGATACACCTGCGTACGCACAAGCAAGGCATTCTGGGTAAAGGCCGCGGACGGGGCAGGGAAGAGAACAGGTTGCTTCACGAGCTGGAAGAACGGGCCATCCTGAGGGACCGGCACATGCGGGCCGCTCACGCCGGCTTGGCCCAACTTCAGGGACCCCCCTCGCGCTTCCTCGACGGCCGGCCCGCCGCCTCCCCCGAAGCCCCGCCGGTCCCGGACGAGAGCGCCCGCCCCCCGCCCAGCGGTTTTCGCTGCTCCTTCTGCAAGGGCAAGTTCAGGAAGCGGCAGGAACTGGAACGTCACATCCGGATCTTGCACAAACCCTACAAATGCACCTTGTGCGAGTTTGCCGCCGCCCAGGAGGAGGAGCTCATCGCCCACGTGGAGACGGCGCACATCACCGGCGAATCGGGCGCCGGGCAGAAGTCGGCGGGGGTCAGCGACAAGGGGAAGGGCGGCGGCGACTTCCCCTGCGACGTTTGCGGACAGACCTTCAGCCAGGCTTGGTTCCTCAAAGGTCACATGAGGAAACACAAAGACTCTTTCGAGCACTGCTGTCAAATCTGCGGCCGGCGCTTCAAGGAACCTTGGTTCCTCAAGAACCACATGAAGGTCCACCTCAACAAACTGGCCTCCAAGGCGCGTCTGCCCCCACATCACGACGGCGCCGTTCGCCTCAATCGTTTGACGGAGGAATATCAGAGCAACCTCTACTCGCAGTACATCTCTCGCCTCCACGACCGGTTCCCCGGCACCGAGAGAAGCGACCGGTCAGATTACAGCCAGCTCCTGGCCGCGGCGGGGGTGGACGTCAAAATCCGAGAGATGCTAGGTCGCGGGGTTTCCTCTAGTCTGGGTCCACTGGGCGACAAGGGCTCCTCTCTGATGGCCTTGAATCACCTTCACCCCCATTTGAGTGCCGCCAACCTGGACTATCTCCAGAAGGCGGGAGATTCGGCGATCTACCCGGGCTGGCGGATTGTGACACCCCCGCGGAATATCTTCAATTTGGCGGATCAGCCGCCGAGGCAGAGCGCCTCCTTCCCGTCCGAGCGACGCCTCCCCGCGGACGACGGCGAGGCGGGGCTGCCGGATCGAGACGGCAACGCGGGAAGTCGGCCTGGCAGCAAAGGCGGTCCGAGTCACCACGAGCCGGCGGCCGAGACCGGAAGCTCGCTCTCGGGAAGCGTCCCGGAACGCCGCCCCCGGTCCTCTTCTCCCGCTTCGGCTTCAG GCGACAACGTCTACGACTACCCGGTCATCGGTTTCCAACTGGATCGCTTCCACTTCCCGCCCTGGCAGAACGGCGGCGAGCCGTCGTCCCCACCCAGCGGACACTCCAGCCCCGGTTCCAGGTTGAAATCCCGGCCCACGGGCGACGTAGCCTTCGTCGCCCCGGACAGAGAAGCGCCGATGCCCGACAAGAACGCGTCCGGTCAAAGTCCTTCTCCCGCCCGTGCTGGCAAGTCCCAGTACGAGCCTTTAGATTTGTCCGTTTCCGCTCATTCCACGTTGTCTCCCGCTCTTCTGGTCCAAATGTCCGGCGTCTTTAGCAACGGGCTCAACGCCAGTTATTCGGGTGAGCTCGGAGCGAAAGCCGCGTACAAGTGCGACCTTCTGGGGATGAAAGAGCGACAGAATTTGGGCTCCAACGGCCCGAGCGGGGAAGGCGACGCGGACGGGAAAAGCCTTGACGGTGAAGACGGAGACGTCGAAGCCGTCGCGTGGAACATGGCCAAAGACGAAACGAGTCGCCGGGCCCCGGCAGAAAGCGGTACGTCTTTATCCGAGACCCCGCTCCCGGATGGGATGGAGCCCTACCAGCAAGCCGGCCTGCTATCGCTTCTCAGTGCGCAGAAGAACCGAAACGACGGCCAACGATgtgtcattgacggcgacaTCCATCTGGCGTCAG
- the LOC144071788 gene encoding zinc finger protein 536-like isoform X2, whose amino-acid sequence MALLANQMVDARILSSMNGRVELSQFLRVTNQSLVSQVSSPQDDGRKNRKYPCPLCGKRFRFNSILSLHMRTHTGEKPFKCPYCDHRAAQKGNLKIHLRTHKQGILGKGRGRGREENRLLHELEERAILRDRHMRAAHAGLAQLQGPPSRFLDGRPAASPEAPPVPDESARPPPSGFRCSFCKGKFRKRQELERHIRILHKPYKCTLCEFAAAQEEELIAHVETAHITGESGAGQKSAGVSDKGKGGGDFPCDVCGQTFSQAWFLKGHMRKHKDSFEHCCQICGRRFKEPWFLKNHMKVHLNKLASKARLPPHHDGAVRLNRLTEEYQSNLYSQYISRLHDRFPGTERSDRSDYSQLLAAAGVDVKIREMLGRGVSSSLGPLGDKGSSLMALNHLHPHLSAANLDYLQKAGDSAIYPGWRIVTPPRNIFNLADQPPRQSASFPSERRLPADDGEAGLPDRDGNAGSRPGSKGGPSHHEPAAETGSSLSGSVPERRPRSSSPASASGDNVYDYPVIGFQLDRFHFPPWQNGGEPSSPPSGHSSPGSRLKSRPTGDVAFVAPDREAPMPDKNASGQSPSPARAGKSQYEPLDLSVSAHSTLSPALLVQMSGVFSNGLNASYSGELGAKAAYKCDLLGMKERQNLGSNGPSGEGDADGKSLDGEDGDVEAVAWNMAKDETSRRAPAESGTSLSETPLPDGMEPYQQAGLLSLLSAQKNRNDGQRCVIDGDIHLASGKHLGSPSRASTAPTAPRRRAT is encoded by the exons ATGGCGCTTCTGGCCAATCAAATGGTGGACGCCAGAATTCTCAGCAGCATGAACGGCCGAGTGGAGCTTTCGCAGTTCTTGCGGGTGACCAATCAAAGCCTGGTGAGCCAGGTGAGCTCGCCGCAGGACGACGGGCGCAAGAACAGGAAGTACCCTTGCCCCTTGTGCGGCAAGCGCTTCCGTTTCAACAGCATTCTGTCGCTCCACATGCGCACGCACACGGGCGAAAAGCCCTTCAAGTGCCCCTACTGTGACCACCGGGCCGCGCAGAAGGGCAACCTGAAGATACACCTGCGTACGCACAAGCAAGGCATTCTGGGTAAAGGCCGCGGACGGGGCAGGGAAGAGAACAGGTTGCTTCACGAGCTGGAAGAACGGGCCATCCTGAGGGACCGGCACATGCGGGCCGCTCACGCCGGCTTGGCCCAACTTCAGGGACCCCCCTCGCGCTTCCTCGACGGCCGGCCCGCCGCCTCCCCCGAAGCCCCGCCGGTCCCGGACGAGAGCGCCCGCCCCCCGCCCAGCGGTTTTCGCTGCTCCTTCTGCAAGGGCAAGTTCAGGAAGCGGCAGGAACTGGAACGTCACATCCGGATCTTGCACAAACCCTACAAATGCACCTTGTGCGAGTTTGCCGCCGCCCAGGAGGAGGAGCTCATCGCCCACGTGGAGACGGCGCACATCACCGGCGAATCGGGCGCCGGGCAGAAGTCGGCGGGGGTCAGCGACAAGGGGAAGGGCGGCGGCGACTTCCCCTGCGACGTTTGCGGACAGACCTTCAGCCAGGCTTGGTTCCTCAAAGGTCACATGAGGAAACACAAAGACTCTTTCGAGCACTGCTGTCAAATCTGCGGCCGGCGCTTCAAGGAACCTTGGTTCCTCAAGAACCACATGAAGGTCCACCTCAACAAACTGGCCTCCAAGGCGCGTCTGCCCCCACATCACGACGGCGCCGTTCGCCTCAATCGTTTGACGGAGGAATATCAGAGCAACCTCTACTCGCAGTACATCTCTCGCCTCCACGACCGGTTCCCCGGCACCGAGAGAAGCGACCGGTCAGATTACAGCCAGCTCCTGGCCGCGGCGGGGGTGGACGTCAAAATCCGAGAGATGCTAGGTCGCGGGGTTTCCTCTAGTCTGGGTCCACTGGGCGACAAGGGCTCCTCTCTGATGGCCTTGAATCACCTTCACCCCCATTTGAGTGCCGCCAACCTGGACTATCTCCAGAAGGCGGGAGATTCGGCGATCTACCCGGGCTGGCGGATTGTGACACCCCCGCGGAATATCTTCAATTTGGCGGATCAGCCGCCGAGGCAGAGCGCCTCCTTCCCGTCCGAGCGACGCCTCCCCGCGGACGACGGCGAGGCGGGGCTGCCGGATCGAGACGGCAACGCGGGAAGTCGGCCTGGCAGCAAAGGCGGTCCGAGTCACCACGAGCCGGCGGCCGAGACCGGAAGCTCGCTCTCGGGAAGCGTCCCGGAACGCCGCCCCCGGTCCTCTTCTCCCGCTTCGGCTTCAG GCGACAACGTCTACGACTACCCGGTCATCGGTTTCCAACTGGATCGCTTCCACTTCCCGCCCTGGCAGAACGGCGGCGAGCCGTCGTCCCCACCCAGCGGACACTCCAGCCCCGGTTCCAGGTTGAAATCCCGGCCCACGGGCGACGTAGCCTTCGTCGCCCCGGACAGAGAAGCGCCGATGCCCGACAAGAACGCGTCCGGTCAAAGTCCTTCTCCCGCCCGTGCTGGCAAGTCCCAGTACGAGCCTTTAGATTTGTCCGTTTCCGCTCATTCCACGTTGTCTCCCGCTCTTCTGGTCCAAATGTCCGGCGTCTTTAGCAACGGGCTCAACGCCAGTTATTCGGGTGAGCTCGGAGCGAAAGCCGCGTACAAGTGCGACCTTCTGGGGATGAAAGAGCGACAGAATTTGGGCTCCAACGGCCCGAGCGGGGAAGGCGACGCGGACGGGAAAAGCCTTGACGGTGAAGACGGAGACGTCGAAGCCGTCGCGTGGAACATGGCCAAAGACGAAACGAGTCGCCGGGCCCCGGCAGAAAGCGGTACGTCTTTATCCGAGACCCCGCTCCCGGATGGGATGGAGCCCTACCAGCAAGCCGGCCTGCTATCGCTTCTCAGTGCGCAGAAGAACCGAAACGACGGCCAACGATgtgtcattgacggcgacaTCCATCTGGCGTCAGGTAAGCAT